In Paenibacillus algicola, a genomic segment contains:
- a CDS encoding head decoration protein yields MPAYESVPYDNLIAGMVQPIVTQSIIIEPATGAVFTRGTVMARTGFATDGTWICTIVDSAAAGAAQKVPVAVLADEIVDASTVQQRATVYTQGEFNREALIFGGTDTIANHEAALNNAKIYTKRVVN; encoded by the coding sequence ATGCCAGCATACGAAAGCGTACCCTATGATAACCTGATCGCCGGAATGGTCCAGCCGATCGTCACCCAATCCATCATCATCGAGCCAGCGACTGGTGCTGTATTTACCCGCGGTACCGTAATGGCCAGAACAGGATTCGCGACTGACGGAACGTGGATCTGCACGATTGTTGATTCAGCAGCTGCCGGTGCTGCTCAAAAGGTTCCTGTGGCTGTTCTTGCAGATGAAATCGTGGATGCATCGACTGTTCAGCAGCGTGCTACGGTTTACACACAAGGCGAGTTTAATCGCGAAGCTCTGATTTTCGGCGGAACCGATACAATCGCAAACCACGAAGCTGCGCTCAACAACGCAAAAATTTATACCAAACGGGTTGTAAACTAA
- a CDS encoding head maturation protease, ClpP-related, protein MKKMPKKIKLNGPVIGDGSAWLYDWLGIPYIGASKLSKELDAAGGGDVELYINSGGGSVFAGSEVYTLLKEYPGKVSAKITGVAASAASYIALAADDIRMAPLAQFMIHNAAIVTDGDKRAHTGRTNLLAGVDESLINVYMKKSGKTREELADLMDSETWMNAQKAVELGFADGILFEEEELLSTATNSFNGEISSEAMNQIRDIMINNMLKDGTDPEKLLGSGGPLAGLDLKAFAPEASDDVKQVENSAETASVPKNIKEQPKEEEQPMKLEELKAQHPDLYNEVVNLGVTQERGRITELNALATAPGAAEIVAKAISEGKTAGETAMEIVKASAERVANEGTRRNNDAQNSGVGNVDSDEAPGKPDPEAVSKAEADALTAEINNMIGGRK, encoded by the coding sequence ATGAAGAAGATGCCGAAGAAGATCAAACTTAACGGGCCGGTTATCGGTGATGGGAGCGCATGGCTGTATGACTGGTTAGGTATACCTTACATTGGTGCCTCCAAGCTTTCAAAGGAACTGGATGCAGCGGGCGGCGGAGATGTAGAGCTTTACATCAATTCTGGTGGAGGTTCTGTCTTCGCAGGATCAGAAGTGTACACTCTCTTGAAAGAGTACCCCGGCAAAGTTTCGGCTAAAATCACGGGTGTTGCAGCCAGCGCTGCCTCCTATATCGCATTAGCTGCAGATGATATCCGTATGGCTCCACTTGCCCAGTTCATGATTCATAATGCTGCCATTGTTACCGACGGTGACAAGAGGGCTCATACAGGCCGTACAAACCTGTTGGCAGGAGTCGATGAGTCTCTTATCAACGTTTACATGAAAAAAAGCGGGAAAACACGCGAGGAACTAGCCGACCTGATGGACAGTGAGACGTGGATGAACGCGCAGAAAGCTGTCGAGCTTGGGTTTGCAGACGGGATTCTTTTCGAAGAAGAAGAGCTGCTATCGACAGCGACAAATAGCTTCAATGGTGAAATATCTTCGGAAGCGATGAACCAAATACGGGACATCATGATCAATAACATGTTGAAGGACGGCACCGATCCAGAGAAGCTACTCGGAAGTGGGGGTCCGCTAGCGGGTTTGGATTTAAAGGCTTTTGCACCGGAAGCTTCGGATGATGTCAAACAGGTTGAAAATAGCGCTGAGACTGCTTCAGTGCCAAAAAATATTAAAGAGCAACCAAAGGAGGAAGAACAGCCCATGAAATTGGAAGAATTGAAAGCACAGCACCCTGACCTATACAACGAGGTTGTGAATCTTGGTGTAACACAAGAAAGGGGCCGCATCACTGAACTGAATGCTCTTGCCACAGCGCCAGGAGCCGCTGAGATCGTCGCCAAAGCCATTTCTGAAGGAAAAACAGCAGGCGAAACTGCGATGGAGATTGTTAAGGCCTCTGCTGAACGTGTAGCCAATGAAGGTACTCGTCGTAATAACGACGCCCAGAACAGCGGTGTAGGCAATGTCGATTCGGACGAAGCGCCTGGGAAGCCAGATCCAGAAGCTGTATCTAAAGCCGAAGCCGATGCCCTTACTGCAGAAATCAATAACATGATTGGAGGTCGAAAATAA